CTGACTTGCTCAAGCGCATGGTAGGAGCCGTAGAAGGAGAGGTTCAACTATCCATTCAACAGGTCAGCCGGGAGACACTCCTCACCATGGTCGAGCAGGGCTTCGGTTTAACCATCACGACGTTGGTTCGCCAAACTGACATCGCGTTGGTCCCGCTTTCATCGGCCCGAGCGCCTACGGCTGCTACGATTTCATGCTGCGACAACGACAATCCCGCCCTACCACTGCTGCTGAAATGTCTCGACACCCTCTCAGGGTTGAAGGGGAGGAGTCTTGGCTAATCTTCGGTCTTTTGCGTCGTAGCTCGCCTAGCTTTTGCAAAACCGCGGTCGGTCGCGATGAACCGCTGCAACATAGGAACGATCAACCTAGCCGGATCGACCGCAGGCTGCCCTTGTTCGCGCCCTAACAGATCGGCATAGTCGGCCAAGTCGTGATGAAGAGCAGCAGGCAACTCGACTTGAACTTTGATCGGCTTTTCTTCCGCGATAGGCCCCAGCTTGAGCTTCGACATTATCATCCCCCATATGGTTCGAGCACGAGATCGCGCGTCACGATAACCCGGACAGGGAATCCTGGCCGGACGGTGAGCGTCGGTGGCACATTAAGCTGCCGTCTGACGATCTGCTGACCCGCGTCGTTAAGCGTGTCCTGACCGCCGTTGCGGATCGCCTGGATCAAGCGATCATCATTGTCCACGGCGAGTTCGGCGCCGACGCTGAGCAGCGTGGAAAGTCCCGCCGCCTTGGCGAGATCCCACCAGTGGTAATCGACGCCGTCCTGCAGGCCGGCGAAACCTTCGGCATCGGCACCTGGCTGGCGCTCGAGCACGATCGAGCGGCCATTCGGAAAGATCAGCCGGTTCCAGACAAGCAGCACACGGCTTTGCCCGAACTGCACGTTGTTGTCGTACTGGCCGATGACGCGCGTGCCCTGGGGCACCAGAAGGATGCGGCCTGTCGGACTATCGTAGATGTTCTCCGTCACCTGGGCGGTGATCTGTCCCGGGAGGTCGGATCGGATGCCGGTTATGAGCGCCGCCGAGATGACTGCGCCGGCCTGAAGGATGTTCGGCGACGCCGGAGCAACGACGCGATCGGGCGCGACCGTCCGGCGATCGGCCGCTGCGTTGAGGAAGGCATTCTGGCGATCCTGCGCGGAGGGTGTGGCCGGCGGCGGCGCGAGGCCGAGGCTCGTCAAATCCGGCGCGGGCGGGAGTGCCGGGACACCTCCCGCCGCAGCG
This portion of the bacterium YEK0313 genome encodes:
- a CDS encoding Type IV secretion system protein virB10, which gives rise to MSENPPRNEEVPDDGQPLTGEPVGPAPMRLRAEPPRVTRLSRKVLAGLGLVASVGLGGALIYALQTRDGGRPNDELYSTENRSTADGLAGLPRDYSGVPQLGPPLPGDLGRPILSTQDRGQPVPTPGIATPNPGISPEEQRRLQEIETARTSRLFSGSESRGAPAAAGGVPALPPAPDLTSLGLAPPPATPSAQDRQNAFLNAAADRRTVAPDRVVAPASPNILQAGAVISAALITGIRSDLPGQITAQVTENIYDSPTGRILLVPQGTRVIGQYDNNVQFGQSRVLLVWNRLIFPNGRSIVLERQPGADAEGFAGLQDGVDYHWWDLAKAAGLSTLLSVGAELAVDNDDRLIQAIRNGGQDTLNDAGQQIVRRQLNVPPTLTVRPGFPVRVIVTRDLVLEPYGG